The Eleginops maclovinus isolate JMC-PN-2008 ecotype Puerto Natales chromosome 3, JC_Emac_rtc_rv5, whole genome shotgun sequence genome includes a region encoding these proteins:
- the LOC134862241 gene encoding sodium bicarbonate cotransporter 3-like isoform X1 produces the protein MMTLWWPAVHIYSSAVFKYNFEGNDEEAVLDQGKTSSTLYTNFEKEELESHRAVYVGVHVPLGRETRRRHRHRGHRHHRKRRDRSDREDGQESPSNDTPSQRVQFILGTEDGDEEHIPHDLFTELDEITFRDGDFQEWKETARWLKFEEDVEDGGERWSKPYVATLSLHSLFELRSCILRGTVLLDMRASGIEEIADMVIDSMLASGQLEEAVREKVKETMLRRHHHQSEKKLSNRIPLVRSFADIGKKHSDSHLLERNGLLASPHSAPGNLDSKNSESRINGGNSRENSTDFSRVDMNFMKKIPPGAEASNVLVGEVDFLQRPIIAFVRLAPAMLLSGLTEVPVPTRFLFLLLGPFGKGPQYHEIGRSIATLMTDEIFHDVAYKAKDRTDLLSGIDEFLDQVTVLPPGEWDPSIRIEPPKSVPSQEKRKQPPAQNGSAHSCDIIKEAEHQAGPELQRTGRVFGGLVNDVRRKLPFLWSDVRDAVSLQCVASVLFLYCACMSPVIAFGGLLGEATKGNISAIESLFGASMTGVAYSLFAGQPLTILGSTGPVLVFEKILFNFCSDYGLCYLSLRTSIGLWTAFLCLLLVATDASSLVCYITRFTEEAFASLICIIFIYESLQKLVHLGKQYPINMHNQLDNLTFYTCRCSPPANASMEILHQRSKTNATSENIRWEELSVKECKEFGGVFEGSACGPLGPFVPDVLFWSVILFFTTFFLSSFLKQFKTKRFFPTKVRSTISDFAVFLTITVMVLLDYLVGVPSPKLHVPDRFQPTSSSRGWLISPLGTNPWWTLLAAAVPALLCTILIFMDQQITAVIVNRKENKLKKGCGYHLDLLIVAVMLGVCSIMGLPWFVAATVLSISHVNSLKLESGCAAPGEQPKFLGIREQRVTGFMIFFLMGCSVFMTSALKLIPMPVLYGVFLYMGVSSLKGIQLFDRIKLFCMPAKHQSDLIYLRYVPLWKVHVFTCVQLTCLIVLWVIKASAAAVVFPMMVLALVFIRKLLDFCFTKRELSWLDDLIPESKKKKEDDKKKREKEDAERMMEEVEEDAPYDISFPIQSLKGRADPSEVNISDEMSKSGIWRSMNCDSGRALKRCSSQEKLPSVQISVENEDGRRVVDAETSL, from the exons GGAAACGATGAGGAGGCGGTGCTGGACCAGGGGAAGACCAGCTCCACCCTCTACACCAACTTTGAGAAGGAAGAACTGGAGA gtcaCAGAGCCGTGTACGTGGGCGTCCATGTTCCTCTGGGCCGAGAAACTCGGCGGCGGCACCGTCACCGAGGACACCGACATCACCGGAAGCGTCGGGACCGCTCCGACCGGGAGGACGGACAAGAGTCCCCATCGAACG ACACGCCGTCTCAGAGGGTGCAGTTCATCCTGGGGACGGAGGATGGAGACGAGGAGCACATCCCCCATGACCTGTTCACCGAGCTGGACGAGATCACCTTCAGAGACGGAGACTTCCAGGAGTGGAAGGAGACGGCCAG GTGGCTGAAGTTCGAGGAGGACGTGGAGGACGGAGGCGAGCGCTGGAGCAAACCCTACGTGGCGACGCTGTCTCTCCACAGTCTGTTTGAGCTGCGCTCCTGCATCCTGCGCGGCACCGTGCTGCTGGACATGAGGGCGAGCGGCATCGAGGAGATCGCAG acatGGTGATCGACAGCATGCTGGCGTCGGGGCAGCTGGAGGAGGCGGTTCGGGAGAAGGTGAAGGAGACCATGCTGAGGCGCCACCACCATCAGAGCGAGAAGAAGCTGAGCAACCGCATCCCGCTGGTCCGGTCCTTCGCCGACATCGGCAAGAAGCACTCCGACAGCCATCTGCTGGAGCGCAACG gtctGCTGGCATCGCCTCACTCAGCTCCAGGAAACCTCGACAGCAAGAACAGCGAGAGTCGCATCAACGGAGGAAACAGCCGTGAGAACAGCACCGACTTCAGCAGG GTGGACATGAACTTCATGAAGAAGATCCCCCCCGGTGCAGAAGCCTCTAATGTGCTAGTGGGGGAGGTGGACTTCCTGCAGAGACCCATCATCGCCTTCGTCCGGCTCGCCCCCGCCATGCTGCTCAGCGGCCTCACCGAGGTGCCGGTGCCCACCAG GTTCCTCTTCCTGCTACTTGGCCCGTTTGGAAAAGGTCCGCAGTACCACGAGATCGGACGCTCCATCGCCACGCTGATGACAGACGAG ATCTTCCACGACGTTGCCTACAAGGCGAAGGACCGGACAGACCTGCTGTCAGGGATCGACGAGTTCCTGGATCAGGTGACCGTCCTCCCCCCGGGGGAGTGGGACCCCAGCATCCGCATCGAGCCCCCGAAGAGCGTCCCCTCCCAG gagaagaggaagcagCCGCCGGCACAGAATGGCTCCGCCCACAGCTGTGACATCATCAAGGAGGCGGAGCATCAGGCGGGGCCGGAGCTGCAGAGGACGGGGAG GGTCTTCGGGGGTTTGGTGAACGACGTCCGCAGGAAGTTGCCGTTCCTGTGGAGCGACGTCCGGGACGCCGTCAGCCTGCAGTGCGTGGCCTCCGTGCTCTTCCTGTACTGCGCCTGCATGTCGCCCGTCATCGCCTTCGGGGGGCTGCTGGGGGAGGCCACCAAGGGGAACATC AGCGCCATAGAGTCTCTGTTCGGCGCGTCGATGACCGGCGTGGCGTACTCTCTGTTCGCCGGGCAGCCGCTCACCATCCTGGGCAGCACCGGTCCGGTTCTGGTCTTTGAGAAGATCCTCTTCAACTTCTGCAG TGACTACGGCCTGTGCTACCTGTCTCTGCGCACCAGCATCGGGCTCTGGACGGCCTtcctctgcctgctgctggTCGCCACCGACGCCAGCTCCTTGGTCTGCTACATCACCCGCTTCACCGAGGAGGCCTTCGCTTCCCTCATCTGCATCATCTTCATCTACGAGTCTCTGCAGAAGCTGGTGCACCTCGGGAAGCAGTACCCCATCAACATGCACAACCAGCTGGACAACCTCACCTTCTACAC GTGTCGGTGCTCTCCTCCGGCCAACGCCTCCATggaaatcctgcatcagaggaGCAAAACAAACGCTACCTCGGAGAACATCCGGTGGGAGGAACTGTCTGTGAAG GAATGTAAGGAGTTCGGGGGGGTGTTTGAGGGCTCGGCTTGTGGCCCCCTCGGCCCCTTCGTCCCCGACGTCCTGTTTTGGTCCgtcatcctcttcttcaccaccttcttcctctcctccttcctcaaaCAGTTCAAGACCAAACGGTTCTTCCCCACCAAG gtgcgCTCCACCATCAGCGACTTCGCCGTGTTCCTCACCATCACCGTCATGGTGCTGCTGGACTACCTGGTGGGAGTTCCCTCTCCAAAGCTGCACGTTCCCGACCGCTTCCAG CCCACGTCCAGCTCTCGCGGCTGGCTGATCTCTCCTCTGGGGACGAACCCGTGGTGGACGCTGCTGGCGGCGGCGGTCCCCGCGCTGCTCTGCACCATCCTCATCTTCATGGACCAGCAGATCACCGCCGTCATTGTCAACAGGAAGGAGAACAAGCTGAAG AAGGGCTGTGGCTATCACCTGGACCTGCTCATCGTGGCAGTGATGCTGGGCGTCTGCTCCATCATGGGCCTGCCGTGGTTCGTGGCGGCGACCGTGCTCTCCATCTCGCACGTCAACAGTCTGAAGCTGGAGTCGGGCTGCGCGGCGCCCGGAGAGCAGCCCAAGTTCCTGGGCATCAGAGAGCAGCGCGTCACCGGGTTCATGATCTTCTTCCTGATGGGCTGCTCCGTCTTCATGACCTCCGCCCTGAAG CTGATCCCCATGCCGGTCCTGTACGGAGTCTTCCTCTACATGGGAGTGTCCTCGCTCAAAGGCATCCAG CTGTTTGACCGCATCAAGCTGTTCTGCATGCCGGCCAAACACCAGTCGGATCTGATCTACCTGCGCTACGTGCCGCTGTGGAAGGTGCACGTGTTCACCTGTGTGCAGCTCACCTGCCTCATCGTCCTCTGGGTCATCAAAGCCTCGGCCGCCGCCGTGGTCTTCCCCATGATG gtcCTGGCTCTTGTGTTCATCCGGAAGCTTCTGGACTTCTGCTTCACGAAGAGAGAGCTGAGCTGGCTGGATGACCTGATCCCGGAGagcaagaagaaaaaggaggacgacaagaagaagagggagaaggag gatgctgagaggatgatggaggaggtggaggaagatgCTCCGTACGACATCAGCTTCCCAATTCAATCCCTGAAGGGACG tgcGGACCCCTCTGAGGTGAACATCTCAGATGAAATGTCCAAGAGTGGCATCTGGAGGTCGATGAACTGTGACAGCGGCAGAGCTCTGAAACGCTGCAGCAG TCAGGAGAAGCTGCCGAGCGTGCAGATCAGCGTGGAGAACGAGGACGGGCGCCGAGTCGTGGACGCTGAGACCTCGTTGTGA
- the LOC134862241 gene encoding sodium bicarbonate cotransporter 3-like isoform X3 — translation MEADNSEQMRPLLTSGNDEEAVLDQGKTSSTLYTNFEKEELESHRAVYVGVHVPLGRETRRRHRHRGHRHHRKRRDRSDREDGQESPSNDTPSQRVQFILGTEDGDEEHIPHDLFTELDEITFRDGDFQEWKETARWLKFEEDVEDGGERWSKPYVATLSLHSLFELRSCILRGTVLLDMRASGIEEIADMVIDSMLASGQLEEAVREKVKETMLRRHHHQSEKKLSNRIPLVRSFADIGKKHSDSHLLERNGLLASPHSAPGNLDSKNSESRINGGNSRENSTDFSRVDMNFMKKIPPGAEASNVLVGEVDFLQRPIIAFVRLAPAMLLSGLTEVPVPTRFLFLLLGPFGKGPQYHEIGRSIATLMTDEIFHDVAYKAKDRTDLLSGIDEFLDQVTVLPPGEWDPSIRIEPPKSVPSQEKRKQPPAQNGSAHSCDIIKEAEHQAGPELQRTGRVFGGLVNDVRRKLPFLWSDVRDAVSLQCVASVLFLYCACMSPVIAFGGLLGEATKGNISAIESLFGASMTGVAYSLFAGQPLTILGSTGPVLVFEKILFNFCSDYGLCYLSLRTSIGLWTAFLCLLLVATDASSLVCYITRFTEEAFASLICIIFIYESLQKLVHLGKQYPINMHNQLDNLTFYTCRCSPPANASMEILHQRSKTNATSENIRWEELSVKECKEFGGVFEGSACGPLGPFVPDVLFWSVILFFTTFFLSSFLKQFKTKRFFPTKVRSTISDFAVFLTITVMVLLDYLVGVPSPKLHVPDRFQPTSSSRGWLISPLGTNPWWTLLAAAVPALLCTILIFMDQQITAVIVNRKENKLKKGCGYHLDLLIVAVMLGVCSIMGLPWFVAATVLSISHVNSLKLESGCAAPGEQPKFLGIREQRVTGFMIFFLMGCSVFMTSALKLIPMPVLYGVFLYMGVSSLKGIQLFDRIKLFCMPAKHQSDLIYLRYVPLWKVHVFTCVQLTCLIVLWVIKASAAAVVFPMMVLALVFIRKLLDFCFTKRELSWLDDLIPESKKKKEDDKKKREKEDAERMMEEVEEDAPYDISFPIQSLKGRADPSEVNISDEMSKSGIWRSMNCDSGRALKRCSSQEKLPSVQISVENEDGRRVVDAETSL, via the exons GGAAACGATGAGGAGGCGGTGCTGGACCAGGGGAAGACCAGCTCCACCCTCTACACCAACTTTGAGAAGGAAGAACTGGAGA gtcaCAGAGCCGTGTACGTGGGCGTCCATGTTCCTCTGGGCCGAGAAACTCGGCGGCGGCACCGTCACCGAGGACACCGACATCACCGGAAGCGTCGGGACCGCTCCGACCGGGAGGACGGACAAGAGTCCCCATCGAACG ACACGCCGTCTCAGAGGGTGCAGTTCATCCTGGGGACGGAGGATGGAGACGAGGAGCACATCCCCCATGACCTGTTCACCGAGCTGGACGAGATCACCTTCAGAGACGGAGACTTCCAGGAGTGGAAGGAGACGGCCAG GTGGCTGAAGTTCGAGGAGGACGTGGAGGACGGAGGCGAGCGCTGGAGCAAACCCTACGTGGCGACGCTGTCTCTCCACAGTCTGTTTGAGCTGCGCTCCTGCATCCTGCGCGGCACCGTGCTGCTGGACATGAGGGCGAGCGGCATCGAGGAGATCGCAG acatGGTGATCGACAGCATGCTGGCGTCGGGGCAGCTGGAGGAGGCGGTTCGGGAGAAGGTGAAGGAGACCATGCTGAGGCGCCACCACCATCAGAGCGAGAAGAAGCTGAGCAACCGCATCCCGCTGGTCCGGTCCTTCGCCGACATCGGCAAGAAGCACTCCGACAGCCATCTGCTGGAGCGCAACG gtctGCTGGCATCGCCTCACTCAGCTCCAGGAAACCTCGACAGCAAGAACAGCGAGAGTCGCATCAACGGAGGAAACAGCCGTGAGAACAGCACCGACTTCAGCAGG GTGGACATGAACTTCATGAAGAAGATCCCCCCCGGTGCAGAAGCCTCTAATGTGCTAGTGGGGGAGGTGGACTTCCTGCAGAGACCCATCATCGCCTTCGTCCGGCTCGCCCCCGCCATGCTGCTCAGCGGCCTCACCGAGGTGCCGGTGCCCACCAG GTTCCTCTTCCTGCTACTTGGCCCGTTTGGAAAAGGTCCGCAGTACCACGAGATCGGACGCTCCATCGCCACGCTGATGACAGACGAG ATCTTCCACGACGTTGCCTACAAGGCGAAGGACCGGACAGACCTGCTGTCAGGGATCGACGAGTTCCTGGATCAGGTGACCGTCCTCCCCCCGGGGGAGTGGGACCCCAGCATCCGCATCGAGCCCCCGAAGAGCGTCCCCTCCCAG gagaagaggaagcagCCGCCGGCACAGAATGGCTCCGCCCACAGCTGTGACATCATCAAGGAGGCGGAGCATCAGGCGGGGCCGGAGCTGCAGAGGACGGGGAG GGTCTTCGGGGGTTTGGTGAACGACGTCCGCAGGAAGTTGCCGTTCCTGTGGAGCGACGTCCGGGACGCCGTCAGCCTGCAGTGCGTGGCCTCCGTGCTCTTCCTGTACTGCGCCTGCATGTCGCCCGTCATCGCCTTCGGGGGGCTGCTGGGGGAGGCCACCAAGGGGAACATC AGCGCCATAGAGTCTCTGTTCGGCGCGTCGATGACCGGCGTGGCGTACTCTCTGTTCGCCGGGCAGCCGCTCACCATCCTGGGCAGCACCGGTCCGGTTCTGGTCTTTGAGAAGATCCTCTTCAACTTCTGCAG TGACTACGGCCTGTGCTACCTGTCTCTGCGCACCAGCATCGGGCTCTGGACGGCCTtcctctgcctgctgctggTCGCCACCGACGCCAGCTCCTTGGTCTGCTACATCACCCGCTTCACCGAGGAGGCCTTCGCTTCCCTCATCTGCATCATCTTCATCTACGAGTCTCTGCAGAAGCTGGTGCACCTCGGGAAGCAGTACCCCATCAACATGCACAACCAGCTGGACAACCTCACCTTCTACAC GTGTCGGTGCTCTCCTCCGGCCAACGCCTCCATggaaatcctgcatcagaggaGCAAAACAAACGCTACCTCGGAGAACATCCGGTGGGAGGAACTGTCTGTGAAG GAATGTAAGGAGTTCGGGGGGGTGTTTGAGGGCTCGGCTTGTGGCCCCCTCGGCCCCTTCGTCCCCGACGTCCTGTTTTGGTCCgtcatcctcttcttcaccaccttcttcctctcctccttcctcaaaCAGTTCAAGACCAAACGGTTCTTCCCCACCAAG gtgcgCTCCACCATCAGCGACTTCGCCGTGTTCCTCACCATCACCGTCATGGTGCTGCTGGACTACCTGGTGGGAGTTCCCTCTCCAAAGCTGCACGTTCCCGACCGCTTCCAG CCCACGTCCAGCTCTCGCGGCTGGCTGATCTCTCCTCTGGGGACGAACCCGTGGTGGACGCTGCTGGCGGCGGCGGTCCCCGCGCTGCTCTGCACCATCCTCATCTTCATGGACCAGCAGATCACCGCCGTCATTGTCAACAGGAAGGAGAACAAGCTGAAG AAGGGCTGTGGCTATCACCTGGACCTGCTCATCGTGGCAGTGATGCTGGGCGTCTGCTCCATCATGGGCCTGCCGTGGTTCGTGGCGGCGACCGTGCTCTCCATCTCGCACGTCAACAGTCTGAAGCTGGAGTCGGGCTGCGCGGCGCCCGGAGAGCAGCCCAAGTTCCTGGGCATCAGAGAGCAGCGCGTCACCGGGTTCATGATCTTCTTCCTGATGGGCTGCTCCGTCTTCATGACCTCCGCCCTGAAG CTGATCCCCATGCCGGTCCTGTACGGAGTCTTCCTCTACATGGGAGTGTCCTCGCTCAAAGGCATCCAG CTGTTTGACCGCATCAAGCTGTTCTGCATGCCGGCCAAACACCAGTCGGATCTGATCTACCTGCGCTACGTGCCGCTGTGGAAGGTGCACGTGTTCACCTGTGTGCAGCTCACCTGCCTCATCGTCCTCTGGGTCATCAAAGCCTCGGCCGCCGCCGTGGTCTTCCCCATGATG gtcCTGGCTCTTGTGTTCATCCGGAAGCTTCTGGACTTCTGCTTCACGAAGAGAGAGCTGAGCTGGCTGGATGACCTGATCCCGGAGagcaagaagaaaaaggaggacgacaagaagaagagggagaaggag gatgctgagaggatgatggaggaggtggaggaagatgCTCCGTACGACATCAGCTTCCCAATTCAATCCCTGAAGGGACG tgcGGACCCCTCTGAGGTGAACATCTCAGATGAAATGTCCAAGAGTGGCATCTGGAGGTCGATGAACTGTGACAGCGGCAGAGCTCTGAAACGCTGCAGCAG TCAGGAGAAGCTGCCGAGCGTGCAGATCAGCGTGGAGAACGAGGACGGGCGCCGAGTCGTGGACGCTGAGACCTCGTTGTGA
- the LOC134862241 gene encoding sodium bicarbonate cotransporter 3-like isoform X2, producing MGDYWGDIASERVSRAMSLGNDEEAVLDQGKTSSTLYTNFEKEELESHRAVYVGVHVPLGRETRRRHRHRGHRHHRKRRDRSDREDGQESPSNDTPSQRVQFILGTEDGDEEHIPHDLFTELDEITFRDGDFQEWKETARWLKFEEDVEDGGERWSKPYVATLSLHSLFELRSCILRGTVLLDMRASGIEEIADMVIDSMLASGQLEEAVREKVKETMLRRHHHQSEKKLSNRIPLVRSFADIGKKHSDSHLLERNGLLASPHSAPGNLDSKNSESRINGGNSRENSTDFSRVDMNFMKKIPPGAEASNVLVGEVDFLQRPIIAFVRLAPAMLLSGLTEVPVPTRFLFLLLGPFGKGPQYHEIGRSIATLMTDEIFHDVAYKAKDRTDLLSGIDEFLDQVTVLPPGEWDPSIRIEPPKSVPSQEKRKQPPAQNGSAHSCDIIKEAEHQAGPELQRTGRVFGGLVNDVRRKLPFLWSDVRDAVSLQCVASVLFLYCACMSPVIAFGGLLGEATKGNISAIESLFGASMTGVAYSLFAGQPLTILGSTGPVLVFEKILFNFCSDYGLCYLSLRTSIGLWTAFLCLLLVATDASSLVCYITRFTEEAFASLICIIFIYESLQKLVHLGKQYPINMHNQLDNLTFYTCRCSPPANASMEILHQRSKTNATSENIRWEELSVKECKEFGGVFEGSACGPLGPFVPDVLFWSVILFFTTFFLSSFLKQFKTKRFFPTKVRSTISDFAVFLTITVMVLLDYLVGVPSPKLHVPDRFQPTSSSRGWLISPLGTNPWWTLLAAAVPALLCTILIFMDQQITAVIVNRKENKLKKGCGYHLDLLIVAVMLGVCSIMGLPWFVAATVLSISHVNSLKLESGCAAPGEQPKFLGIREQRVTGFMIFFLMGCSVFMTSALKLIPMPVLYGVFLYMGVSSLKGIQLFDRIKLFCMPAKHQSDLIYLRYVPLWKVHVFTCVQLTCLIVLWVIKASAAAVVFPMMVLALVFIRKLLDFCFTKRELSWLDDLIPESKKKKEDDKKKREKEDAERMMEEVEEDAPYDISFPIQSLKGRADPSEVNISDEMSKSGIWRSMNCDSGRALKRCSSQEKLPSVQISVENEDGRRVVDAETSL from the exons ATGGGAGACTATTGGGGCGATATAGCCAGTGAGAGGGTGTCCCGAGCCATGTCCCTG GGAAACGATGAGGAGGCGGTGCTGGACCAGGGGAAGACCAGCTCCACCCTCTACACCAACTTTGAGAAGGAAGAACTGGAGA gtcaCAGAGCCGTGTACGTGGGCGTCCATGTTCCTCTGGGCCGAGAAACTCGGCGGCGGCACCGTCACCGAGGACACCGACATCACCGGAAGCGTCGGGACCGCTCCGACCGGGAGGACGGACAAGAGTCCCCATCGAACG ACACGCCGTCTCAGAGGGTGCAGTTCATCCTGGGGACGGAGGATGGAGACGAGGAGCACATCCCCCATGACCTGTTCACCGAGCTGGACGAGATCACCTTCAGAGACGGAGACTTCCAGGAGTGGAAGGAGACGGCCAG GTGGCTGAAGTTCGAGGAGGACGTGGAGGACGGAGGCGAGCGCTGGAGCAAACCCTACGTGGCGACGCTGTCTCTCCACAGTCTGTTTGAGCTGCGCTCCTGCATCCTGCGCGGCACCGTGCTGCTGGACATGAGGGCGAGCGGCATCGAGGAGATCGCAG acatGGTGATCGACAGCATGCTGGCGTCGGGGCAGCTGGAGGAGGCGGTTCGGGAGAAGGTGAAGGAGACCATGCTGAGGCGCCACCACCATCAGAGCGAGAAGAAGCTGAGCAACCGCATCCCGCTGGTCCGGTCCTTCGCCGACATCGGCAAGAAGCACTCCGACAGCCATCTGCTGGAGCGCAACG gtctGCTGGCATCGCCTCACTCAGCTCCAGGAAACCTCGACAGCAAGAACAGCGAGAGTCGCATCAACGGAGGAAACAGCCGTGAGAACAGCACCGACTTCAGCAGG GTGGACATGAACTTCATGAAGAAGATCCCCCCCGGTGCAGAAGCCTCTAATGTGCTAGTGGGGGAGGTGGACTTCCTGCAGAGACCCATCATCGCCTTCGTCCGGCTCGCCCCCGCCATGCTGCTCAGCGGCCTCACCGAGGTGCCGGTGCCCACCAG GTTCCTCTTCCTGCTACTTGGCCCGTTTGGAAAAGGTCCGCAGTACCACGAGATCGGACGCTCCATCGCCACGCTGATGACAGACGAG ATCTTCCACGACGTTGCCTACAAGGCGAAGGACCGGACAGACCTGCTGTCAGGGATCGACGAGTTCCTGGATCAGGTGACCGTCCTCCCCCCGGGGGAGTGGGACCCCAGCATCCGCATCGAGCCCCCGAAGAGCGTCCCCTCCCAG gagaagaggaagcagCCGCCGGCACAGAATGGCTCCGCCCACAGCTGTGACATCATCAAGGAGGCGGAGCATCAGGCGGGGCCGGAGCTGCAGAGGACGGGGAG GGTCTTCGGGGGTTTGGTGAACGACGTCCGCAGGAAGTTGCCGTTCCTGTGGAGCGACGTCCGGGACGCCGTCAGCCTGCAGTGCGTGGCCTCCGTGCTCTTCCTGTACTGCGCCTGCATGTCGCCCGTCATCGCCTTCGGGGGGCTGCTGGGGGAGGCCACCAAGGGGAACATC AGCGCCATAGAGTCTCTGTTCGGCGCGTCGATGACCGGCGTGGCGTACTCTCTGTTCGCCGGGCAGCCGCTCACCATCCTGGGCAGCACCGGTCCGGTTCTGGTCTTTGAGAAGATCCTCTTCAACTTCTGCAG TGACTACGGCCTGTGCTACCTGTCTCTGCGCACCAGCATCGGGCTCTGGACGGCCTtcctctgcctgctgctggTCGCCACCGACGCCAGCTCCTTGGTCTGCTACATCACCCGCTTCACCGAGGAGGCCTTCGCTTCCCTCATCTGCATCATCTTCATCTACGAGTCTCTGCAGAAGCTGGTGCACCTCGGGAAGCAGTACCCCATCAACATGCACAACCAGCTGGACAACCTCACCTTCTACAC GTGTCGGTGCTCTCCTCCGGCCAACGCCTCCATggaaatcctgcatcagaggaGCAAAACAAACGCTACCTCGGAGAACATCCGGTGGGAGGAACTGTCTGTGAAG GAATGTAAGGAGTTCGGGGGGGTGTTTGAGGGCTCGGCTTGTGGCCCCCTCGGCCCCTTCGTCCCCGACGTCCTGTTTTGGTCCgtcatcctcttcttcaccaccttcttcctctcctccttcctcaaaCAGTTCAAGACCAAACGGTTCTTCCCCACCAAG gtgcgCTCCACCATCAGCGACTTCGCCGTGTTCCTCACCATCACCGTCATGGTGCTGCTGGACTACCTGGTGGGAGTTCCCTCTCCAAAGCTGCACGTTCCCGACCGCTTCCAG CCCACGTCCAGCTCTCGCGGCTGGCTGATCTCTCCTCTGGGGACGAACCCGTGGTGGACGCTGCTGGCGGCGGCGGTCCCCGCGCTGCTCTGCACCATCCTCATCTTCATGGACCAGCAGATCACCGCCGTCATTGTCAACAGGAAGGAGAACAAGCTGAAG AAGGGCTGTGGCTATCACCTGGACCTGCTCATCGTGGCAGTGATGCTGGGCGTCTGCTCCATCATGGGCCTGCCGTGGTTCGTGGCGGCGACCGTGCTCTCCATCTCGCACGTCAACAGTCTGAAGCTGGAGTCGGGCTGCGCGGCGCCCGGAGAGCAGCCCAAGTTCCTGGGCATCAGAGAGCAGCGCGTCACCGGGTTCATGATCTTCTTCCTGATGGGCTGCTCCGTCTTCATGACCTCCGCCCTGAAG CTGATCCCCATGCCGGTCCTGTACGGAGTCTTCCTCTACATGGGAGTGTCCTCGCTCAAAGGCATCCAG CTGTTTGACCGCATCAAGCTGTTCTGCATGCCGGCCAAACACCAGTCGGATCTGATCTACCTGCGCTACGTGCCGCTGTGGAAGGTGCACGTGTTCACCTGTGTGCAGCTCACCTGCCTCATCGTCCTCTGGGTCATCAAAGCCTCGGCCGCCGCCGTGGTCTTCCCCATGATG gtcCTGGCTCTTGTGTTCATCCGGAAGCTTCTGGACTTCTGCTTCACGAAGAGAGAGCTGAGCTGGCTGGATGACCTGATCCCGGAGagcaagaagaaaaaggaggacgacaagaagaagagggagaaggag gatgctgagaggatgatggaggaggtggaggaagatgCTCCGTACGACATCAGCTTCCCAATTCAATCCCTGAAGGGACG tgcGGACCCCTCTGAGGTGAACATCTCAGATGAAATGTCCAAGAGTGGCATCTGGAGGTCGATGAACTGTGACAGCGGCAGAGCTCTGAAACGCTGCAGCAG TCAGGAGAAGCTGCCGAGCGTGCAGATCAGCGTGGAGAACGAGGACGGGCGCCGAGTCGTGGACGCTGAGACCTCGTTGTGA